In Chthoniobacterales bacterium, the DNA window CAGCCGCCACCAAAGCACGGCCGGGTCCGCGACCGTTAAAGGTCGCCCCGAGTTTTCGCACGCTCATTCGTAAAATCGTCGCGCAGTCGACTCATTCGAGAAAACCGGGCGAGCTCAGAGCCGAGGGTAGCAATGGAGCCGGTGACGTCCTCATGGACATGGAAATCGAGGGCATCCGCTGTCTGCTTGTCCGCTCTGAAAAACCATCGAAAGCCCCGATAAAGTTGAGTCCGCGGGAACAGGAAATCGTGAGGATGATTGCAAAGGGTTACCCGAACAAGGCGATCGCCGCCGTCCTGGAAATCAGCGGCTGGACTGTTTGCACCCATTTGCGCCGGGTCTTTGCAAAACTCGGCGTGAGCTCACGAGCTGCCATGGTGGCAAGGATTCTTGAACAGACCTCGTTTCCGCGCGATCGGGGGAACGCCACCGGGAGCAATCGCGAACCTGCTTCCCAACCGTGCAATCCAGCAGGTCGTAATTAAGCGGTGACGTGGCTACCCCGTAAGAGGCTTCGCCTCACGCGGTCAGGTCCGAGTAAAAGGTAATATGTTTTAAAAGCGGTGCCGGTCGACGCCTTTTGAA includes these proteins:
- a CDS encoding helix-turn-helix transcriptional regulator → MEIEGIRCLLVRSEKPSKAPIKLSPREQEIVRMIAKGYPNKAIAAVLEISGWTVCTHLRRVFAKLGVSSRAAMVARILEQTSFPRDRGNATGSNREPASQPCNPAGRN